The following coding sequences are from one Nicotiana tomentosiformis chromosome 3, ASM39032v3, whole genome shotgun sequence window:
- the LOC104087559 gene encoding transcription factor bHLH130-like isoform X1: protein MYGNSPAYTKTKEGLVLKKREKQLNMESEYANSNMRNSSTTSGLLRFSSAPTSFLANFTDKVVKNGNYKNGLGSKLNLGSSLGLNNSQLPPPYPRHNSINGYRVVSSMEMDRQRQNKLGSNLMRQNSSPAGLFSHLNSQNGSGVGGYRTVNGANGDTVSPSSLGMLSRINEVENEISRLTTSLGDDQSGNGNSETQYYNSGLPFASWSDFQESFTGHKREMLDNEEKLFANSQIGQLGNQTPILSHHLSLPKTPAEIAAMEKLLQLQEIVPCKIRAKRGCATHPRSIAERVRRTRISERMRKLQELVPNMEKQTKTADMLDLAVDYIKDLQKQYKTLTDCRANCKCAAMQKPVSNQRV from the exons ATGTATGGTAATTCCCCTGCATATACCAAAACTAAAGAAGGGTTAGTTTTAAAGAAGAGAGAAAAGCAATTAAACATGGAGTCAGAGTATGCAAACAGCAATATGCGGAACAGTAGTACTACTTCTGGATTGTTAAGGTTTAGTTCAGCTCCAACTTCTTTTCTTGCAAATTTCACTGATAAAGTTGTCAAGAATGGGAATTATAAGAATGGTTTGGGTTCAAAATTGAATCTTGGTAGCAGTCTTGGTTTGAATAATTCACAGCTGCCACCTCCATATCCAAGGCATAATTCAATAAATGGGTATAGGGTTGTCAGTTCAATGGAAATGGATCGTCAAAGGCAAAACAAATTGGGATCAAATCTTATGAGACAAAACAGTTCCCCTGCTGGCTTATTCTCTCACCTCAATTCTCAAAATG GTAGTGGTGTTGGAGGTTATAGAACGGTAAATGGTGCCAATGGAGATACAGTTTCACCTTCTTCCTTGGGGATGTTGTCTCGAATCAACGAGGTCGAGAATGAGATCAGCAGACTAACAACTAGCCTTGGTGATGACCAGTCCGGAAATGGAAACTCAGAAACTCAATATTACAATTCTGGATTACCATTTGCCTCTTGGAGTGATTTTCAGGAGTCCTTCACTGGCCACAAAAGGGAGATGCTGGATAATGAAGAGAAGTTGTTTGCTAATTCTCAG ATTGGACAACTTGGAAATCAGACTCCAATTTTGTCACACCACTTAAGTTTACCAAAGACACCAGCTGAAATAGCTGCAATGGAGAAGTTATTGCAACTCCAAGAGATCGTTCCGTGTAAAATCCGTGCCAAGCGTGGTTGTGCTACTCATCCAAGGAGCATTGCCGAGAGG GTAAGAAGAACTCGAATTAGTGAAAGAATGAGGAAACTGCAGGAGCTTGTCCCAAACATGGAGAAG CAAACTAAAACAGCAGACATGTTAGATTTGGCTGTTGATTACATTAAAGACCTCCAAAAACAGTACAAG ACTCTTACAGACTGTAGGGCAAACTGCAAATGTGCAGCTATGCAGAAGCCAGTTTCCAATCAAAGGGTTTGA
- the LOC104087559 gene encoding transcription factor bHLH130-like isoform X2, which translates to MYGNSPAYTKTKEGLVLKKREKQLNMESEYANSNMRNSSTTSGLLRFSSAPTSFLANFTDKVVKNGNYKNGLGSKLNLGSSLGLNNSQLPPPYPRHNSINGYRVVSSMEMDRQRQNKLGSNLMRQNSSPAGLFSHLNSQNGSGVGGYRTVNGANGDTVSPSSLGMLSRINEVENEISRLTTSLGDDQSGNGNSETQYYNSGLPFASWSDFQESFTGHKREMLDNEEKLFANSQIGQLGNQTPILSHHLSLPKTPAEIAAMEKLLQLQEIVPCKIRAKRGCATHPRSIAERTLTDCRANCKCAAMQKPVSNQRV; encoded by the exons ATGTATGGTAATTCCCCTGCATATACCAAAACTAAAGAAGGGTTAGTTTTAAAGAAGAGAGAAAAGCAATTAAACATGGAGTCAGAGTATGCAAACAGCAATATGCGGAACAGTAGTACTACTTCTGGATTGTTAAGGTTTAGTTCAGCTCCAACTTCTTTTCTTGCAAATTTCACTGATAAAGTTGTCAAGAATGGGAATTATAAGAATGGTTTGGGTTCAAAATTGAATCTTGGTAGCAGTCTTGGTTTGAATAATTCACAGCTGCCACCTCCATATCCAAGGCATAATTCAATAAATGGGTATAGGGTTGTCAGTTCAATGGAAATGGATCGTCAAAGGCAAAACAAATTGGGATCAAATCTTATGAGACAAAACAGTTCCCCTGCTGGCTTATTCTCTCACCTCAATTCTCAAAATG GTAGTGGTGTTGGAGGTTATAGAACGGTAAATGGTGCCAATGGAGATACAGTTTCACCTTCTTCCTTGGGGATGTTGTCTCGAATCAACGAGGTCGAGAATGAGATCAGCAGACTAACAACTAGCCTTGGTGATGACCAGTCCGGAAATGGAAACTCAGAAACTCAATATTACAATTCTGGATTACCATTTGCCTCTTGGAGTGATTTTCAGGAGTCCTTCACTGGCCACAAAAGGGAGATGCTGGATAATGAAGAGAAGTTGTTTGCTAATTCTCAG ATTGGACAACTTGGAAATCAGACTCCAATTTTGTCACACCACTTAAGTTTACCAAAGACACCAGCTGAAATAGCTGCAATGGAGAAGTTATTGCAACTCCAAGAGATCGTTCCGTGTAAAATCCGTGCCAAGCGTGGTTGTGCTACTCATCCAAGGAGCATTGCCGAGAGG ACTCTTACAGACTGTAGGGCAAACTGCAAATGTGCAGCTATGCAGAAGCCAGTTTCCAATCAAAGGGTTTGA